A stretch of DNA from Spirosoma endbachense:
CCTGGGCCTTGTATTTGCCTACCTGCTTTTTGCCGCCTACCGCTACCGCATCAACCTACTCCGACGCGAACAGGCCATCCGCGACCAGATTTCCCGTGATCTCCACGACGATGTGGGCGGCATCCTCTCCGGCATTTCGTTTTACTCCGAAGCCGCCCAACAGATGCACCAGCAGGGACGACACGACGACTCCTACCAACTCCTGCTCAAAATTGCCGACCATGCCCGCCAGACCATTGCCCAGATGAGCGACGTAGTCTGGTCGATGCGCTCAGACACTAACAATGCAGGTCAGCTGGCCCAACGATTGGAAAGTGTGGGTCGGGAACTGCTCACGGTCAGAGGTATCCAGCTAACCGTTGATGCCGATGCGGAACTGGACCGGCTGACGTTGCGACCGGACAAAGTGCGAAATCTCTACCTGATTGGCAAGGAGGCCCTCCACAACGCTGCCAAACATTCAGGGGCAATGGCTGTTCGGTTGACGATACGGCAAACGGGTGGCAAAGTGAGCCTGCGTATCGACGATAATGGAAGGGGAGTTAATGAGGGAGCCGTTGGTCAGGGTAATGGCTTAGACAGCATGAAAAAGCGTGCTAACGCTATCGGGGCAGTGTATCAACTCAGTAGCCTGCCTAATGGCGGCACGAGCGTGTACGTTGAACAACGGTGAATCACAAAGGATTATGTCCATGCTAACAAACCTGCCATTAGAATTATATAAGATTTGTATTGCGTTATGATCGTTCACAAAAACGAGTCGATAAGTGAACAGCCATGCTCACTTACTGACCATTCTATCAACTTATAAGCTTGAAACCGTTCACATAAAGGTTTACTTAAGGCCATACATCTTTTTTTAGATCGGATGCGTTAAAAAAAGGGACCTTAACCCTCATGACTCGTCCAGAAGCGTCGAAGCCGACGCTTCTGACAAAAGAAACAGACCTTCCATTAAGCATGATTCTGAGCACCCTCAACGGTAAAATTGCAAAAAAAAGTACCTTTAAGCACCATCCGGCGGATATCGTTCTTCCCCATCAAAAAGCAAAGCGGCAGCCGCGCTGGCTCACCGGTCCACCGTAATGGACAAGAAAAAACGGATCATAACCGGATGAACATTGGTTACTCAGACCCATTGTAGAACAGCACTTTTTGTTGATAGCCACAACTGTCAAGTCGTATGAAATTAACCAAAAAAATAAGGCAATGGCTTATTGAACCGCTGCAGGCACAAATCAATCAGGTGCAAGAGCAACTCAGACAAGCCAAAGCAGATAACGTGGCCACTAAATTAGTGATGGGGGCTGCGCTGGCTAAGCTAATCAAGCAGGCTACAACCATTAAGGAAGCCGAATTTAAGGTATTTTCTCAATTTGGGGATGACGGCATTATTCAATATCTGATTGATAGGGTAAAACCCCGCGTGGACACATTCGTTGAATTTGGCGTGGAGGATTATGAAGAAGCCAACACCCGCTTTTTGTTGATGAATAATAACTGGAAGGGGTTGATTATGGATGGTTCGTCAACCTTTATGGATTCGATTAAGACGAGTTCGTTTTATTGGCGCTATAGCCTAAAAGCCATTACCAGTTTTATTACCGCCGAAAACATAAACCAACTGCTGGTTAGCAATGGCATTGTCGGTCAGATCGGGTTGCTCAGTATTGATATCGACGGGAATGATTATTGGGTGTGGAAAGCCATTACGGTGGTCGAGGCCGACATTGTGGTTATCGAATATAATAGTTTGTTCGGGTCTGAGCGAGCGATTAGTATACCTTACAGCCCTAATTTTATGCGCGAGCAGGCTCATTATTCGTATTTGTACTTTGGCGCTTCGCTCCCCGCTTTGTATGACTTAGCGACTGAGAAGGGCTATGCCTTTGTGGGCTGTAATCAGGCAGGTGTAAATGCCTATTTTGTCAGGAAAGACAAGTTAAATGGTTTAGCCGCGTTGTCGATTGAGGAGGGTTATGTGTACTCCCGGTTTCGGGAAAGCCGAAATCAAGCCGGTATAATGTCCTTTCTGGATGGCGTCGATCGTGGAGCCGTTATCGAAGGTCTACCCGTGATTAACACAAAAACGAATAGAGAAGAATATCTGTAAGTCTGATCGGTATGGGGTCTGGCTTAGTCTGATCAGCCGTTGCTGCTACCACAGAGCAACGGCTTTGCCATCAATTGTTATTCAGTGTTTTATTGCGCCTGAGGGGAATTTTTGTGGCGTAGTAGTTGGGCCGGCGATCATTATTTTGCCATTTTTCACCTCCATACGATCAATACAAACCACCCGTTCGTCTCCGGTTTTGGCGGTTCGTGCATGATACACACAGAACATCTCTTTTCGATCCGGCGAGTAGGCAATGCTGTTATGCCCTGTTCCTGTAACACTGCCTCCCTGGTCGGTATTCTGCTGAAGTATTGGATTATTAGCCGCTTTTTTAAACGGACCTAAGGGCGAACTGGATGTGGCGTATCCAATGGCATAATACCGACCGCCGAAGTGATTGGCCGAATACATGATGTAATACAGGTTGTCTTTTTTGAATGTAACCGAACCTTCCGTCCAACGGCGGTTGACTTCACGAGCCGTAACGGATCGGCTTTCCCAGTCGGCCTGTTTGTCGCTGAGGCTAACGGGTGGTCTCAGCACTAAAACCGGTTCGCCGATGACGCCGGAAAAGTCGGGTTTAAGTTCGATACCATATACCCAGCTTTCTTCAATTGCATTGAACCACCCTTTTTTTCGGGCCAAATCGGCCACTTCGCTTTCGACCGGATGTTTGTAACAACAACGCGAGAAATATAAATAGGCTTTGCCATTGGTATCAAAAAGCACGTTGGCATCGATGATGGGATACCCAGGATCAAAAACTGGTTTATTGGATAGGTCAATAAACGGACCAGTGGGCTTATCGGCAACGGCAACGCCAATCCGGAAATTTTCTGCTTCCTGAGTTGGATTTACCTGCCACTGTGCACTGTAAACCAGGTAAAATTTGCCCTTTACTTCATACACCTCAGGGGCCCAATAGGCACCGCCCCAACTGGCTTTTGGATCGCTCCAGCCATTTTTATTATTGTGAAAATACACCTGTCCTTCCGACTTCCAGTTGACCATATCTTTTGAGGAATACGCGGCAAATCCCTTATCCGCACCACCGCCTGTGCCGTACATATAGTAGGTGCCCTGGGTGTATAACACGTAAGGGTCACCAAATTGGACTGGCAGAGGATTAGTATAGGTGGCTTTAGCTCTAGTAACGCTTTGCGTCGTTTGCGCCGAAGAATAGCTAAAAAACAAGGAGATCAGGAAATAAACCAGAAGCAGTGATTTTTGCATAGTAATACTATTTTTTAAAGCTGAGCCAACGTTCATATTCTACCTGAGAAGTCTGCCCTCGCTAGAAAGACAGTAGAGGGCCGTATGCTACTACCGTAACTCCCCTCTTTTCCTTCGCCCCGTAAGACCGCAACCCTTACGTTTAACGCTGACCTACTTTGTATCCTGTTCATCATAAGTCGACCATCCTGGCTGACTGGCAACCAGATAACAGCGATTGATACCGCCGTCCTCTGGCAACCTACGGAATGCCTTTTACCAGGTAAATCACCTCCGCCTAATCAGGTAGTAATTTCCCTGGATTCAAAATACCTTTGGGATCTAAGGCTTTTTTTAGCGTTTTCATCAGCTCAATTTCTTCCGTGGTGCGAGTTAGATAAAGCCATGATTTTTTTTCCAAACCTACCCCATGTTCTCCGGTTATCGAGCCACTAATTTGTTGAAGGGGTTGGTAAACAATCGCATCGACCAGATGCTTTGTTTCCTCGTCATTCGTACCACAGTTTATGAACAAGTGTAAATTTCCATCACCCATGTGGCCAAAGGCATAAAAATGGAGAGATGGCCAAACTTGCTGAAGGTCTGATCTAATCTTTTTTATGTAGTCGTCCATGTCAGAAATGGCCAGACTCACATCAAATAAGAAAACGGGGCTATGCACAGAAAATATCAAGTCTACATTCTCGCGAATACCCCATACCTTTTCTAATTCCTGTTGCGATTGCGCAATAACGGCATCAGCAATCAACCCATCCTGCAACCAATTTTCCAGCAATTCATCAAATAAAATTTTGTCTTTGTCTGCATCCTGCCCCAGTGCTTCCATCAGCACATAAAATGGATACGTTTGGGGTAAAGGGGGCGAATAAGGTGAAGGGGGCGAGGTCATTAACCGATAATAATCCTGCCAAAGCAATTCGAATGTGGTGAGGTCATTTTTTAGTTGTTTTTTGGCAACTTGTAATAACAGATTCGCCTTTTCAAAACTCTCCACTGCAACAAAGGCGGTATTCTTGCTTTTAGGCAGATCATCTATTTTTAAAACCGCTCGTGTGATGATTCCCAATGTACCTTCGGAGCCAATAAAAAGCTGTTTCAAATCATAACCTGCATTATTTTTTACCATTTTATTCAAGGATGATATAATCGTTCCATCCGCTAGAACGACTTCCACCCCCAACACTAAATTTCGCATAACGCCGTATCGCAACGCCTGCAAACCTCCCGCGTTTGAGGCAATGTTTCCCCCAATCATACAACTTCCTTTAGCGCCTAAATCCAGCGGAAAATGCTGGCCATTTTCTGCCAGAACAGTTTGTAGGTTCTGCAAAATAACCCCCGCCTGAACCGTTGCAGTTTTGTTCTGCACACTAATTTCCTCTATTCCATTCATCCGTTCCAGACTCAGGGCAATTTCATCCGGCTTCGTGACTACTCCCCCGACAACATTGGTTAATCCGCCATGCGGCACAACGGGTTGATTGAATTCGTTGCAGATCCTGAGAATTTTTGATACTTCCTCGGTCGTTTTTGGACGAAGAAGTGCCAGGCAATTCAGGTGTTCCGTTTGCCGCCAGTTGCTCGCCACACGTACGCTTGCCTCGTCGCGCGTGCGAACACACTCTTTCCCAAAGGTTTGGATAAGTATTTCCACAATAGTTGACATCCTTCCAGGGTAGTTTACTCTTTTTTGTAAAAAATATAGCAAACACTTATCGATTCGCCAATAAGTAGGTAAACTGTATGACATGGTTTTGCTTACAGGTATACATTCCCAAAAGATAAAACCTTACATTCGCTGATCAAGCTTTTCAAATCAATAATTCCATTTATTGATCGTCACTACCCTGAAATAGTACGATTAATAAGGCTGGGTCGGCTAAAGCGGTTACCTCAAATACATGTCATGCTTTTAGCATGAGCCATACCTTTTTCCTGTGGATACAACAGCTACCGAAAATGCATACCCTTTTTTAAAGGGGGGTGGAGAAATGGGGGCGCTCACCCGCACGTATGACTGGGCGAAAACATCACTGGGAACACCGGACCAGTGGCCCCAAAGCCTGCGCACTACCCTAAGTATCATTCTTAACTCCCGGTTTCCCATGTTTCTGTTTTGGGGACCGACGCACCTTTGTTTCTATAATGATGCTTACCGCCCAAGCCTGGGTAATGTCGGCAAGCACCCCCACGCCCTGGGTAGACCCGGAGCTGAGGTATGGCCCGAAATCTGGGAATTTATCAAACCATTAATCGACCAGGTCCTTTCGGATCAGGGAGCTACCTGGAACGAAGACCAGTTGCTCCCCATCTACCGAAACGGTCAAATGGAAGATGTGTATTGGACGTTCAGTTACAGCCCTGTATCCGATGAATCAGGAAGTCCGGCGGGGGTATTTGTTACCTGTACGGAAACCACACAGAAAGTAAAAAACCTCGAACAACTTCAGGAAAGCAAAGACCAATTATCATTTGCCCTTGAAGCTACCGAGTTAGGTACCTGGGACCTAAATCCGGCTACCAACAGGTTTACGGCTAATAACCGCTTAAAAGAGTGGTTTGGGCTATCGCCCGAAGACGAAGTGGAGCTCTCAAGAGCGATCCGTGTCATTGCCGAGAAAGATAGGCAACGCGTAAGTGATGCAATTCAGCATGCCTTAGATTATACGTCTGGTGGCTATTATGAGGTCGAGTATACCATTATACACCCGCATACCGGGCAGGAAACGATTGTCAGGGCGAAAGGGCGGGCCTGGTTTACCGATGAGCAGGTGGCTTACCGATTCAATGGTACCTTACAGGATATCACCAAGGCACAAAAAGCCCAGCAACTGGCTGATTTAGCCATTAAAAGCTCAGGTATTGGGCTGTTTCGAGTGGACCTGATTACTGAACAGATCGATTATACCCCCGCCTATGCTGCTGTTGTCTGCGGAGATTCGACAAAAAAAGAACTTACCCGACACGGCTTTTTAAAATACGTTCATCCTGACGATCGGCAGGTGCGGGATGCTGCGACAAAAATCGGGTTGAAAACGGGCGACATTGACTACAAAACCCGGGTTATCTGGACGGATGGCTCGATCCACTTCATTCAGGTGATGGGTGGTTTTATATATGATGAAGCGGGGCAGCCCATCATCTTCTCGGGGACCGTCAGAGACATTACTGAATCAGAGAATCAGCGTCTTGCCTTGCTCAAAGCCGAAGAACAGTTTGCCCAGGCACAGCGGCAAAGTGATGCCTTATTCCGGAATGTAACCAACAGTTCGCCCACTGGTCTGTGGCTCTCCGACGAGACGGGTTCACTTACCTATCTGAATAAAACGCTGGTTGACTGGACTGGTATAGCTTACGAAGACCTCTTAGGCGCAGGCTGGGCCAATGCAATTATTGAGACGGATCGGCAGCGGAGTGCCGACATTTTTTTAAAAGCGATTACTACCCGCACTCATTATGATGTTCAGTTCCGAATTAAAAAAGCAGATGGTCAGGTAGTCTGGTGCCGGGCTGCCGGTGATCCATACTACCGGGAAGATGGTAGCCTGGCTGGTTATGCGGGCTATTGTACAGACATTGAGGAGATTGTATCGGGCCGGGAAGCACTCCAGCAAAGCGAATCCCGTTTCCGTTCACTGATCCAACAGGCCCCCGTGGCTACTGGCCTGCTGATGGGACGTGATCTTATTATTGAGCTGGCAAATGAACCAATGATTCAGTTTTGGGGTAAAGGCCATACCGTATTTGGCAG
This window harbors:
- a CDS encoding FAD-binding oxidoreductase gives rise to the protein MLYFLQKRVNYPGRMSTIVEILIQTFGKECVRTRDEASVRVASNWRQTEHLNCLALLRPKTTEEVSKILRICNEFNQPVVPHGGLTNVVGGVVTKPDEIALSLERMNGIEEISVQNKTATVQAGVILQNLQTVLAENGQHFPLDLGAKGSCMIGGNIASNAGGLQALRYGVMRNLVLGVEVVLADGTIISSLNKMVKNNAGYDLKQLFIGSEGTLGIITRAVLKIDDLPKSKNTAFVAVESFEKANLLLQVAKKQLKNDLTTFELLWQDYYRLMTSPPSPYSPPLPQTYPFYVLMEALGQDADKDKILFDELLENWLQDGLIADAVIAQSQQELEKVWGIRENVDLIFSVHSPVFLFDVSLAISDMDDYIKKIRSDLQQVWPSLHFYAFGHMGDGNLHLFINCGTNDEETKHLVDAIVYQPLQQISGSITGEHGVGLEKKSWLYLTRTTEEIELMKTLKKALDPKGILNPGKLLPD
- a CDS encoding glycoside hydrolase family 43 protein, encoding MQKSLLLVYFLISLFFSYSSAQTTQSVTRAKATYTNPLPVQFGDPYVLYTQGTYYMYGTGGGADKGFAAYSSKDMVNWKSEGQVYFHNNKNGWSDPKASWGGAYWAPEVYEVKGKFYLVYSAQWQVNPTQEAENFRIGVAVADKPTGPFIDLSNKPVFDPGYPIIDANVLFDTNGKAYLYFSRCCYKHPVESEVADLARKKGWFNAIEESWVYGIELKPDFSGVIGEPVLVLRPPVSLSDKQADWESRSVTAREVNRRWTEGSVTFKKDNLYYIMYSANHFGGRYYAIGYATSSSPLGPFKKAANNPILQQNTDQGGSVTGTGHNSIAYSPDRKEMFCVYHARTAKTGDERVVCIDRMEVKNGKIMIAGPTTTPQKFPSGAIKH